GCGTAATACCGATTTGAACCGTGGCAAGAAAGCGATTGGGCGATTCCGCCAGTTCGAGGGCGGCGCGCGCTTTGGAGCTACCTTCCTGTGCTGCCTGTTGAAGACGCGCCTTACGCGATGCGACAATCGCGGATTCAGCCATCGAAAAAACACCGTTAGCAATGACGAGAACGAGGATAAAGACAATTTCGGTCGTAACACTGGACATAAAGAAGCAGCCGTTTGAGCTGCGGACTAACTAGAACACTCCTGTTACTGAGATTCTCTTCTAGTATCTCTCGTTCCTGACGCAGCACTTCAATTTGACGCCGCAACCGAGACGGTTCTTCATCCTGGGGATGGCCTTGACTGGGAAAAGCGCGCTGCCGTTTTGCTCGGCCTCTTTTTCCAGCGGCTGACCATGTTGTCGTTGAGGCCAAGGTCTCGTGCGACTTGCGCAATGCTCATACTGCCTTCGATGACCAGACGAACCGCTTCACGCTTGAACTCGCTGCTCTATTGCTTCCGTTTGGCTGGTTTGCTGTGAACGTCCATTGTTGCTCCTGTGGTTACAATCTCTCTTTTTCAACTGTCAACATCAGCGGGTGAGTTCCATTCTGGATAACAAACATTGCTTAGGACAAAAAAGAAGGCGCTCTTGCTCGGGGCAAGAGCGCCTTCCCTGCTGAAGATAAACGTTATTTGACAGCAACTTTGGTCTGTCCCTTTAAAGCCAATCCCTTGCTGTCTCTGATCTCGTAAGCAACAAGCGCTACATTACCCACTGTGACGTTGCCTTCTTCTAGCGTGAGGACAACCGTCGAACTGTTGAAAAGCTGCACGCTTTCGATAGCAACAGCCACATCCTCGACCGTCACGCTGTAACGCGCAGGATCAGAAGCCGCAGCGATATCGAGCGCACCGGTGAACACCAGACGAACCGTGCCACTCGATGCCTGAGCGCTCGCGCTCGACAGCACCACCGAGGAGGCGCTGCCTTGTGTCGTCGCTTCACTGCCACCGGCAACCACTGTGAAGGTGTTGACAGCGCTGAGCAAGACGTTGCCCGCTTTGTCATACGCTCGGGCAAAAACCTGATAGCTGCCCGAAGGCAATTTGGTTGTGCCCGAAGGAAGCTGCGTTCCTGCAGGTGAAGTGTTGCTTACGCTCCATGCACCGTTTGAGGAAAGCGTTGTAGGAATCGGTGTGACCGATGCACCCCAGCCCCAGGTGCCGCTGCGCAACGCCCAGTATTGATACGCTCCACTCACCATGCGACGCAGGTATGCATCCACCTTGCCGATACCACTGCCACCAGCATTATCGCTCGAAGTGCCTGCAATCGAGGCCAGCGCCTTGATGCTTGCTCCAGAAGCCGGAGTTGTTACAACAACCGTGGTGGGAACTGTGGCATCAATCGAGAAGGTGTTGACGCTGCTGATTTTAGCGTTACCGGCTTTGTCATACGCGTAGGCAAACACCTGATAGCTACCCGAAGGTAACTTCACGCCCGATGGCAAAGTCGTTCCTGCAGGAGAGGTATTGCTCACGCCCCATGATCCTGTTGTCGCAAGCGTTGTTGAAATCGGCGTCACCGATGCCCCCCAATCCCAGACTCCGCTGCGGCTTGCCCAATACTCGAGAGCGCCGCTGCTGTTCTTGCGGCGCAGATATGCATTGACCTTGCCGATGCCACTGCCACCAACATTATCCGAAGCGCTGCCCGAAATACCGGGCAAGGCTTTGAGAGATGCATTGCTAGCGGGCGAAGAAATGGCAACGGTTGGCGCGGTTGTATCGACGACGAAATTGACTTCCGCCGATCTGCCGTTGCCCGCGCTGTCGATGGCGCGCGCCGCAAGAAAATAATTGCCCGAAAGTAGGTTCGCGCCCGCAGGCAAGCCCGAAGTGCGGCTCCAGTTCGTCCCGTTCAAAACAGTGGAAAGCGCGGACGCGGGCGACGAAACATCCCACGCACTGCCGTTCCAGAATTTGTTGTCGCTGCGGCGCTGCAAATACAAATCGACGCGCGCAAGACTCAGGCTGCTGTTGGCCGGAGCGGCGGTGCCGCGCACAAGAGGAAGCGAGCGCAACGCCGCGCCATTTGTCGGCGACGCGATAGTCACAAGCGGACGTGCATCGGAGACGATTCGAAAATTGGCGACATAAACCGTGTTCGCGGCGGGCGTCGAAACCGTGTGCGTGGCCGCGCCGCCATCCGACCATGAACTGAATTCGTACGTCACGCCGTTTATGGTTTGCCTAGGTGCACCAATTTCGCGCTTTATGCCAACAACGCTGTTCTCGTTAACGGGCACCGTTTGCGGCTGGCCATCAAGCGTGACTTGAAGGCCAGCCGGGTTGGTGCGAAGTTGTAGTTGCGCGATGCGCGGCAAAATGTCGCGCGAAACTGAAGTCGCCGAGCCATAGACATCGTGCACCGTGAGAGTGATGCGGTAGAAAACATCGGTCGCGGTTTCGCCCTGCGTTGGAATCGTGAAAGTGCCGCTTTTGATGCCGACTAGATTGTCGCGAAACGGATGCGTATGCGTCCCGTGATGAAACACGATCTTCCAGCTAAAGGCGCTGTTGGGCAGAGCGCCGTCTTCGGCGTCGGTCGCGTCGCCGCTGAAAGAAATCACGTCGCCCGCGTTGTAGCGCGTGCCTTCAGTGGGCGCTGAAATCGTGGCCGAAGGCGCGGTATTGAGAGAAACCGCCAGCACTGCGTTGCGCGATCTGACTGAGCCGCGAGAGTTGGTGACGACCACGCTGAAAACCGCTTCGTCGTCGCTGGCCGCAACCGCGAATGAATACGTCGCGGCGGTCGCACCCGAAATTTTCGCGCCGTCGCGCCACCATTGATATGTGAAGGGCGCTTCGCCCGAGACGGCGACGGAAAAGGTTGCGTTTTTCCCGACTTCGACAACTGTATCCTGCGGCTGCGACGTGATGGTGATGCCCGACGTCGAGGAAGACGAGTAAACGATGCGATAAACGCTGTTTGCGGCG
The Abditibacteriaceae bacterium DNA segment above includes these coding regions:
- a CDS encoding PQQ-dependent sugar dehydrogenase, which produces MTQLFRHIWLCLALLVALVGISKGASAANLPTGFEERLVASGLNNPTAMAFAPDGRLFICEQSGTVRVVKNGAKLATPFISLAVATEGERGLLGIAFDPDFAVNHYVYLYYTAPSPEIHNRVSRFTANGDVAVANSETVLLDLETHTTIIHNGGAMRFGPGGKLFIAVGENGTPSNAQSLNNLLGKMLRINKDGSIPTDNPFYNTAVGKNRAIWALGLRNPYTFDIERGTGRMFINDVGQHSWEEINEGIAGSNYGWPATEGATSDARFRSPVLAYPHTFNDTGGCAITGGAFYNAAQMPFPASYAGKYFYADHCVGWIRTLDSSTGGSELFATGVDYPVDLKVDAQGGLNYLARAANSVYRIVYSSSSTSGITITSQPQDTVVEVGKNATFSVAVSGEAPFTYQWWRDGAKISGATAATYSFAVAASDDEAVFSVVVTNSRGSVRSRNAVLAVSLNTAPSATISAPTEGTRYNAGDVISFSGDATDAEDGALPNSAFSWKIVFHHGTHTHPFRDNLVGIKSGTFTIPTQGETATDVFYRITLTVHDVYGSATSVSRDILPRIAQLQLRTNPAGLQVTLDGQPQTVPVNENSVVGIKREIGAPRQTINGVTYEFSSWSDGGAATHTVSTPAANTVYVANFRIVSDARPLVTIASPTNGAALRSLPLVRGTAAPANSSLSLARVDLYLQRRSDNKFWNGSAWDVSSPASALSTVLNGTNWSRTSGLPAGANLLSGNYFLAARAIDSAGNGRSAEVNFVVDTTAPTVAISSPASNASLKALPGISGSASDNVGGSGIGKVNAYLRRKNSSGALEYWASRSGVWDWGASVTPISTTLATTGSWGVSNTSPAGTTLPSGVKLPSGSYQVFAYAYDKAGNAKISSVNTFSIDATVPTTVVVTTPASGASIKALASIAGTSSDNAGGSGIGKVDAYLRRMVSGAYQYWALRSGTWGWGASVTPIPTTLSSNGAWSVSNTSPAGTQLPSGTTKLPSGSYQVFARAYDKAGNVLLSAVNTFTVVAGGSEATTQGSASSVVLSSASAQASSGTVRLVFTGALDIAAASDPARYSVTVEDVAVAIESVQLFNSSTVVLTLEEGNVTVGNVALVAYEIRDSKGLALKGQTKVAVK